A stretch of DNA from Actinomycetota bacterium:
TCCCGGTGGCGGGAATCCCGCTACGCCCTGTGCCTGGAGGTGCTGGAGGCGGCGCGCGGCGTCTACGACGAGATGCGCAGGGAAAGGAAGCTGCTCAACTTCCAGGACTTGCTGGTGGAGGCGGCCCGCCTGCTGCGGGAAAACCCCGCGGCCAGGAAGGAGCTCCAGGGACGCTTCACCCACCTCCTGGTGGACGAGTTCCAGGACACCGACCCGGTGCAGGCGGAGATCATCTTCCTGCTCGTTTCCACTGATCCAGAGGAAAGGGACTGGCGGAAGTGCGTCCCGCGTCCCGGGTCCCTCTTCCTGGTCGGTGATCCCAAGCAGTCCATCTACCGCTTCCGCCGCGCGGACATCTCCATCTACAACGAGGTCAAGGAGCTCGTGCAACGAGGTGGAGGACATGTCCTCAACCTGGCCGCCAACTTCCGTTCCCTGCCCGAGATCACGCACTGGGTGAACTCCGTCTTTTCGCCGCAGGGAGGCGGGGACCCCGATACGGACGAAGCGGGAGGGTTCCCTTCCCGGGCCACCGAGTTCTCGCCCGCCTACGTGGAACTGTTCCCCGCCCTCCCGGAAGTCCCGGAGGATGGTTTCCGCGGCATATACCGGCTTACCATCCCGGGGGAACATGGCCGGACCGAGGAGGCCCTCCCCTATCTCGCCGATCGTATCGCCCGTTTCATCGCCGGCGCCTGCTCGGGAGGGTTGAAAGTCCTGCGCCGCACCGGCAAGGAGCCTTTCTGGAGCTGCGGTCCCGCCGAGCCCTCCGACTTCCTGGTCCTCACCTACCAGAAGGGGGACCTCGCCGTCATCGCTGAAAAGCTGCAGGAGCACGGCGTACCTTGCAGGGTCAGCGGGGGGGAATCCCTGAACCGGGTGCCGGAGCTCCGGCTCCTTCACCTCTGCCTGCGAGCGGTCCTGCGGCCTTATGACTCCCTTGCCCTGCTCGCCGTCCTGCGCAGCGAGCTCTTCGGGTTCAGCGACGCCCAGCTCTACGCCTTCAAGAAGGCGGGGGGAGTCTTCTCCTACCTGGCTTCCCTCCCCTCCACCCTGGACCCGGAATTGCGGGAGCTCTTCGGTGACGCCTTCGATCGCCTGGGAGAATACAGGCGCTGGTTTCATCGCCTCCCCCTCCTGTCCGCCCTGGAGAGGATGGTCGACGACCTCGGCCTGCCGGTCTCCGCCGCGCTGCGACCGGGAGGGGACGTACAGGCGGGAAGCCTGGCCAAGGCCCTGGAGGTGCTGAGGGAGGCCGAGGAGGAGACCTGGACCACTTCCCGGCTGCTCGACCGCCTGGGGCGCCTGGCGGAAAACCGCGAGAGCTACGATGGGATATCCGCCCTTTCCGAGGAGCCCCCGGCGGTAAGGGTAATGAACCTGCACAAGGCCAAGGGGCTCGAGGCCCCGGTGGTCTTCCTGGCCGGGGTCCGCGGAGGGGGAAGCACCAGTGTGGAGAGGCACGTGGATCGATCGCCCGCCGGCACCCGCGGGTACCTGGCCATCCTTCGCGATATCTCCTCTTATAAACGGCAAGTCCTGGCCCACCCCGCGGGCTGGGAGGAACTGGAAGCCAGGGAGCAACGCTTCCTGGAAGCGGAGGCCCTCCGGCTGAGGTACGTGGCCGCCACCCGCGCCTCCAGTGCCATCGTGATAACGGTCCGGGAGAGAAACGACGCCAACCATCCCTGGCGACACTTCGCCCCGCACCTCGAGGAAGCTCCCGAACTTCCGGACCTCTCTTCCCCGGAGGGGAAGGAGGAATCCTCGCCGAAATACCAGGTGCCGCGGGTGGAGGAATTCGTCCTCTCTTCCGCCGCAAGGCGGGAATCTTTCCTCCGTCCCACTTACCAGGTTTTCGCCGCCGGGGGGCTGGCCCGTACCCCCCAGGGGGAAATCCTACCCGAGACGGGCAAGATGGAGGCGTGGTTGGAACTGGAGGAAAGCCCGCGGTCGCCATCTCCTCCCGGCGACACCATCCTATCAGGGCAGGAGAGGACGAGGGCCGATTGCCAGGCCCCCTTGGACACGCCACCATCTCCTGCCAGCGGCAACGCCCCATCAGAAAGCGGGGTTCGGCATCCCCCCTTCTCCCGCGGATCCCCCGACCCCTCGGGCGGGAAAGGGCGAGGCGAGGAGATGAGAACCCGGGACACCGTAGGAGAATCCTCCCAGAATGGGGAACCCGGCGAGGATGTTCATGGGCCGGACTTCGGGGAGGTGGTCCACCTTCTCCTCCAGGCGGCCGCGGAAGGTCCCCCCGAGGGCCTGCCCACCCTGGCCACCGCCCTATTGGAGGAGAGAGACCTGGCCCCGGAGCTGGCGCCTGAGGCGCTGCGACTGGTGGAAAGGGTAAGGTCCTCCTCCCTCTGGGCCCGGGCACTGGCCAGCCGGCAGAGGCTGGTGGAAGTGCCATTCCATTACTTGGAGGAAAAGGCCTTCCCCCTCCCCACCTTGATCAGGGGCGTAGTGGACCTCGCCTTCCGGGAGGAAGACGGCTGGGTCCTGGTGGATTACAAGACGGACCGGGAGGCCTCACGGGATCCCCTGCGCACGGCACGCAGGTATCTCCCCCAGGTCCGCCTTTACGCCTCCGCCTGGGAACGCATGCTCGGGGAAAGGGTTAAGGAGGCCTTCATCTACCTGCTGGAGCCTGACCTTGTGTATCGCTTAAGGCCCGTGGCGGATGGCCGGGGTGCAGGTTGATCTTTCCATGCACGGGGTATGATGGATAAAGGAATGCGTGAAGTCCGGCGACAAGCCCGGCCAGTTAAAGCATGCAAGCGCATCCGCGGACCGGATGATGGATGGATAAATACGCGAGGTCCGGCGACGAACAAGGGAGGTAAAATGAAATATCGCCTGTTAATCTTCATCCCGGCCTCGGTATTCCTTCTTTCCATCGGCCTCCTCGTCGGATGCTCCAGAACGGAGGTGGAAGGGACCCGGGGACAGGATTCCGGGAGCCTGCAGACCGACCCACGCTACCAGGATGGTTACGGCGCTGGCTTCCGGGAAGGCTACAAACGCGGATACGCGGACGGCGGCCTGGGAGCCCACGACCCCCAACCTGAAACGGACCCCGGATGGGACCCTTACTACGCTTCCGGTTACCGGGATGGTTTCCTCGAGGGCTACGAAAAGGGCTACGCGCGAGCCCGGGGCGAAGCCGCCGAAAGGGAGGAAGAAGGCGAGGAAAGCGGAGACGAGATGGCGGAGGTGGAGGCGGCGATGCTCGCCTTCGCCAAGTTCTGCTCCTCCTCAGGCCTGGAATTCCGCATCCAGGACATCGTCATCCATGGGGACGAGGCGGCCGGGATAGCCGTGTGCACCAACGAGATATTGGAGCACGCCCTGGTGATCGTGAGGAAAGGGCCTTCGGGCTGGTACGGCGTGGATTTCGGGACCGGTATCGAGCCTCCGCCCTGGTACCCCTACTACTGACGGGAATTAAGTATTTTTCCGCGTTCCGCCGGAAAACCCGGTCCATGCGGGAATGTGAACAGGAACCTCACCGGGCTCAGCGGCCGGTATAGGCCTCGGCGAAGTACCACGCGGGCCTACCGCCGTTCACTCCCGGGGAGACGTGACCCCCGCGAATGGCCTCCCTCCCATCCCCTCCCCTTCCCATGTCGAAGTACATGGCCCTCTCCGCCACCACCGGCCGGTCCGAGGAGATGATGACGGCCACCTGCGCGGGGGTGCCCAGGGAGGAGAGCTCGGCGTTGACGTTCAGGCTCAGCCTCTGTTCCCCCTTCAGTCGGTAGACAGCTTCCCGGGTCCCTTCACCGGGGCCCAGGAGGTAGGTGACCTTCAGCAGAGTCTCGTCCTTTCCGGGATTCATGACCAGAAGGTATTCCTGGATTCCGGGATAGGCGGAACCCTCGGCGAAATACCAGGTATTGGAAGGTGTCGGCGTGCCGGGAGCCACGTGCCCGTCGTCCCACAAACCGTTAAACACGAAGTACATGGCCCGCTCGCAGGCTATGGGCCTGTCCGCCCGGATAACCGCGGAGACGTCCGAGGCAACGGTACCCTCCAGGCATCGGTTGACCATCAGGGTGGCACGCCCACGGGCGGGAATCTCCACGCGCCACGGCCCTATCTTGCCCCCCGGGGTGACAAGGTGGACGTCGGCCAGGGCCCGCTCCTCCCCCGGGTTGGCCAGGCACAGCCACTCCTCGAAATCCTGGCTCACGTGGCCTTCCGCGAAATACCAGGTGTCGGAGAGCGAGGTCAGCCCGGCTTTCGTGTGTCCTCCGTCGGCGACGAAGGACCCCTTCACGGCCCGGTATTGGAAATACATGGAACGCTCGGCCACCACCGGCGTGTCGGCCTCCAGGACCGCGGAAACCTCGCCCTGAAGATAGCTGTTGACCAGGAAGGTGCGGCGCGAGCAGGCGGGAAGGATATATTCATGGGAAAGGATGCTGCCATGATTTCCCATCAAGGTGAGCTTCAACCTCGCCTCCCGGGAATTGAAGTTTGCCACGCAGAGATATTCGTGGAAGGGCAGGCCGTCGGATGTGTAACCCTCGGCGAAATACCAGGTATCGTCGGGCTCCGGGGTCCCGAAGGAATCCGAGCCCCCGTCCATCCATCCGGCGTAACGGAAATACATGGGTCGCTCGGCGAGCAGGGGTGTCCCGTCCACCGATTCCACCCGCACGGCGAGGTTCTTGTTCCTGAGGTAACGGTTGGCGTTGCAGTCCAGGGTTATCCGGGAGAGACCGGGAACCTCCCGGTACACGGTGAGGTATTCGCTCTTCTCGTCCAGGAAGGTGATCCTGGCCCAGGTGCCTGCGGGCTCCGGGTTGGCGATGCAGAGGAAGGGAAAGAAGCCATAGGAGGTATCCTCGGCCATGAAGATGTCCCGGCTGTCATGGGGGAAACAGGGCTCCCCCAGGTCGGTATTGTCCCCGTCGCCGTTCCTGTCCCCCGGCACCCGGCCGAATATCCAGGAGGGAGTGGCCTGGGGATTGCCGGCCCAGGCCGCCTGCCCCCATACCTGCGTGTTGCTGGAACCCGGCATGCGGTTCTTGCGGTATACGCAACCTGCAGAACCGAGGTAATAATGGGGCCCGGTGAGCAGCCGGTACCCGCTCCCGGCCGCGTAGTCCGCGGAGAGGTCGGGGACGGTCACCTGCCCCACCGGTCGAGAGTGTTCCCGGAAGATGCTCTTCAGGTAGGAGGGAGTGAAGTTGTAGCTGGCGGAAGCGGTGTAGGAGACTATTCCGGTCCGGGGTTGAAGGAAGGTATAGGAATACTCGTTTATCCTCCTGGCAACCTCCGCGTCAGGGAGCAGGGGAGCCCCGTTCTGCATGTCCGCGACCTCCAGCCCCGCCGCATAACAGGTGTGCCGGAGGATGACCATGGCCCGGGGAGCCAGGTTGATGTCCTTTTGCCAGTGGGAGCGGAGGTCCCCGAACTCCACGGTCTCGTAATATCCCTCCTCGGTATCCGTCCTACCCACCCAGGCGGGGTCCTGGGGGAGACAGAAGGCCCAACGGGAGGCATCCCCGTGCCCGTAGTAGATGAGCAGCTGGTAAAGGTTGTCCTCCAGGTGGCGGTGCAGCCGGTAATGAGGACAGGAGGACACGGTGCCGTCAGGGTTATAGGTATCCAGCAGGGAGACCTGGAAGCCGAACTCCTCCAGGGTGTCCACCGTCTCCTGAAGTTCGCTTTCCGCGGCCTGGCGCAGCGGGTCCCCGGCCGAGAAGGCCATGACCAGTAGGGCCTGGAGAGATTCCTCCGCCCGGGGGGAAGGCGAAAACGGGGGCAAGGCGAGGAAGAAGGCCAGCCAGAGGACCACGGCCAATACCCGGCCCGCCGACTTTACTTTCAAGCTTCCGCCACTCCTCAACTCCTCACCCTTCCCCTCTTCACCCACCGGAATCGCGGACAATCCGCCAACGCACCCGAATCGCTTATCCCGGGCAGGGGTCCCCGGCTCGCTCGACCTCGTCTTTCAATAAACCCTCTCTCGTCTACTACCACCCCTGGAAAGAACCCTGCCGCTACCTTCCCATCCCCATCCCGGTAACCAGTCCCGGCCCTTCCGTACTTTCCTATCCACGATCCTCATTCGTCCAACACCGGCCTTTAAAACATTTTCATCTTCGCCTTCCGGCATCCGACCCCCTGCCGGGCGTCCCCTCCCCACCGCGGAGGATGCCGTGCCTGATTCCATCCCCTCTCCCGCGAGCTGCATACGAAGCGGAGGCGATACCGCCTTTCCCCTGCTCCCGGACGATACCCGATACAAGTGCGGCCTCTTCCTCTCTCCCGAAAAAGCTCCAGGGTGGATCCCAACCCCATGGTCGTGTTCCCATAACCCTATCCCCGATCCTTTATCCGGAGGTTGACCGTTTTCAACCCCTCCGGCCATAACACCATCCTTTCTGTAAATCCTTCTCTACCTTACCGACCTCCTCCTTGCCCCTCCATCCAGACACTTTCCGTGATCAGCGCCACGCCTTCCTTGATCGCTCCCCCGCCTCCAGGGCCCCTCCCCGCCAGGTCGAGGAGTGGTGTTGCCCGCTCCTGGCCTCTACTGGCCCATCCCTGCCTCTCCCATGTGACGAACATGTTACCGCCAAATGTATATCCTGTTACGATTCCACCGCAGGCATAAACATACAAGACAAGAACAACGATATTATTCATGAGCCTAGCGGTTGAAGGAGTGAGGGATGCAAAACAGGGAAACGAAGGGATTCTTCTTCAACAAGGTGCTGAAGCGTCCGGTGATCCTGCGCACGTTGCTGCGGGGGCTCAGCCACCACCGGGAGGAGAAGGGCGAAGGAGACGAAGAAAGGGCCGACCTTCCCTCTCCTCCCGGTTTGCCTTTCCAGCGGCTAAAGGGAGATCCTTCGCGGGGCGACCAGACCCTGAAGAAGATATGTGGCCTCTGAGCCTCCGGGGCACCGGCCCGGTGGTGAAGGATTCGCTTCCACCCTGCTTGCCCTCCCCTTTTCCGCCCTAAAGCGAAGGGGTGGTGGTATACAGGCAGAGGATGCCCTCTTGGTGGTTGACCTCCGCCCGGGTGGGTTCGCCCCCCAGCACGCGCAGCAGCAACTCGCGGAGTTCCCGGGCTACCTCTCGCAGGGACCTCCCCTCCAGGACCGTGCCGGCGTTGACGTCCATGTCGTCACGCATGGCCTCGTAGAGACGGGTGTTGCTGGCCACCTTGATGACCGGGACGGCGGGAAATCCGATGGGGTTGCCCCGGCCGGTGGTGAAGATGATGACCTGGCATCCCGCCGCCGCCAACCCGGTCATGGATTCCACGTCATACCCCGGGCCGTCCATGATCACTAGCCCCCGCCTGCCGGGAGGGCAGGCGTAGTCCACCACCTCCGTGACGGGGGAATCGCCTCCCTTGAGGATGCAACCCAGGGATTTCTCCCGGATGGAGCTCATGCCGCCGTCCATGTTCCCGGGAGCTATGGCCAGGTTGGCGAAGGGGCCCAGTATCTCCCGCGTCCTCCGCTCCGCGGCCTCGATGCGTTCCCTCACCACCCTCCCGGTTTCGGGGTCCACGGCGCGACGCTCCAGGATGTGGGCGGTCCCGATCATCTCCGTGGTCTCGGTTAGGACAACCGTTCCGCCCTTTTCCACCAGCCAGTCGGCCACCAGGCCCACGGAGGGGTTGGCGGTGATGCCGGAGAAGGCGTCCGAACCCCCGCACTCTAGTCCCAGGACCACCTCGCTCAGGGGGATCTCCTCCCGCTCCACTCTGGCCGCCTCGTTCCATAAAGCCTGTGCCAGTTCCACCCCCCGCCGCGCTGCCTTGCGTGAACCTCCCACTTCCTGGATCTCCAGGTATTCCACCCTCTTGCCGGACGCCGCTATGTTTTCCGCCAGGTAGGGGGCGCGGAGGGCCTCGCAGCCCAGCCCCACCAGGAGCAGCCCGTAGATATTGGGGTTACGCCCCAGGTTGGTTAGGGTGCGGTAGTGCAGTCCCAGGTCCTCTCCTCCCCTGCCGCAACCGTGCCCGTGGAGCATGGCCACCGCGCCCGGCACCCGGGCCGCGATGGCGGAGGCCACGCCGTTGGCGCAGGCCACGGAGGGGAGGACGGCCACGTGATTTCTCACTCCCACCCTCCCGTCCGGGCGGCGATACCCGAGAAAGGTGTCTTTCCCGCTCATCTACCTCACTCCTCCAGGACCAGGTTGTGGGTGTGCACCCACGATCCGCGGGCGATGTTCTCGGCGGCCCTCCCGATGATCTCCCCGTACTTGATGACCTCCGTCCCCTTGGGAATATCTACCAGGGCCACCTTGTGGCTGCAGGGGATGTCCTCAATCGCCTGCAGACTCTCGCCTCCGGCAAGTCTCACCGTGCCTCCCCTGGGGACGTCCTTCAGGACTACCGCTACGTTGTCCCGGGGATTGATGACCAGGGCGTTGACTTCCATCCTTCCCGCCTCCTTAATGACCTCCTCCTTCCCATCGAGCCCCCTTCTTCCGCTCCCCGTCGAACCACGCGTCGGGGCCACGCCGGTCCCCATCCCCTTGAGCAGGTTCAGCCCCCTCCGCCCGCTCCACCCCCGCTTCACCCACGGACTCACGACGCTTGCCAGGCGCGCCCCCGATACGCCTCACTCCCAGCGGAAGAACCTTACCGCGGCCAGGAAGGCCGCTACCCCCACGCCCACCAGGACCACCACGTCTACCCAGATATCGGCCAGGTGGGCGG
This window harbors:
- a CDS encoding UvrD-helicase domain-containing protein translates to MKFPEGHGTRAEVSPPDVEARSLIVTALDRNLLVEAAAGTGKTSAMIARMLALLRSGSCRHVRHLAAVTFTRKAAAEIRVRFLSALEQAWREAEDGKERERLERALEEAEQCFIGTIHSFCARILRERPLEAGLGLEFREIDDLEDRLLREEAWREFSNRLFLGDDRGLLARLEEKGLQLSDLESAFLSYADFPDVEEWPRPEDVVDLAMLERVREGLRDYLRHVEELAPYLPRDAERDTLIPLLRRLPRVISHYRLEEPAELMEALEHLDRSVSIVQRVWRERAGLSGEKAKEEKERWESFRDEVVRPALSRWRESRYALCLEVLEAARGVYDEMRRERKLLNFQDLLVEAARLLRENPAARKELQGRFTHLLVDEFQDTDPVQAEIIFLLVSTDPEERDWRKCVPRPGSLFLVGDPKQSIYRFRRADISIYNEVKELVQRGGGHVLNLAANFRSLPEITHWVNSVFSPQGGGDPDTDEAGGFPSRATEFSPAYVELFPALPEVPEDGFRGIYRLTIPGEHGRTEEALPYLADRIARFIAGACSGGLKVLRRTGKEPFWSCGPAEPSDFLVLTYQKGDLAVIAEKLQEHGVPCRVSGGESLNRVPELRLLHLCLRAVLRPYDSLALLAVLRSELFGFSDAQLYAFKKAGGVFSYLASLPSTLDPELRELFGDAFDRLGEYRRWFHRLPLLSALERMVDDLGLPVSAALRPGGDVQAGSLAKALEVLREAEEETWTTSRLLDRLGRLAENRESYDGISALSEEPPAVRVMNLHKAKGLEAPVVFLAGVRGGGSTSVERHVDRSPAGTRGYLAILRDISSYKRQVLAHPAGWEELEAREQRFLEAEALRLRYVAATRASSAIVITVRERNDANHPWRHFAPHLEEAPELPDLSSPEGKEESSPKYQVPRVEEFVLSSAARRESFLRPTYQVFAAGGLARTPQGEILPETGKMEAWLELEESPRSPSPPGDTILSGQERTRADCQAPLDTPPSPASGNAPSESGVRHPPFSRGSPDPSGGKGRGEEMRTRDTVGESSQNGEPGEDVHGPDFGEVVHLLLQAAAEGPPEGLPTLATALLEERDLAPELAPEALRLVERVRSSSLWARALASRQRLVEVPFHYLEEKAFPLPTLIRGVVDLAFREEDGWVLVDYKTDREASRDPLRTARRYLPQVRLYASAWERMLGERVKEAFIYLLEPDLVYRLRPVADGRGAG
- a CDS encoding UxaA family hydrolase, producing MSGKDTFLGYRRPDGRVGVRNHVAVLPSVACANGVASAIAARVPGAVAMLHGHGCGRGGEDLGLHYRTLTNLGRNPNIYGLLLVGLGCEALRAPYLAENIAASGKRVEYLEIQEVGGSRKAARRGVELAQALWNEAARVEREEIPLSEVVLGLECGGSDAFSGITANPSVGLVADWLVEKGGTVVLTETTEMIGTAHILERRAVDPETGRVVRERIEAAERRTREILGPFANLAIAPGNMDGGMSSIREKSLGCILKGGDSPVTEVVDYACPPGRRGLVIMDGPGYDVESMTGLAAAGCQVIIFTTGRGNPIGFPAVPVIKVASNTRLYEAMRDDMDVNAGTVLEGRSLREVARELRELLLRVLGGEPTRAEVNHQEGILCLYTTTPSL
- a CDS encoding UxaA family hydrolase produces the protein MKRGWSGRRGLNLLKGMGTGVAPTRGSTGSGRRGLDGKEEVIKEAGRMEVNALVINPRDNVAVVLKDVPRGGTVRLAGGESLQAIEDIPCSHKVALVDIPKGTEVIKYGEIIGRAAENIARGSWVHTHNLVLEE